The following proteins come from a genomic window of Lolium rigidum isolate FL_2022 chromosome 5, APGP_CSIRO_Lrig_0.1, whole genome shotgun sequence:
- the LOC124653190 gene encoding 28 kDa ribonucleoprotein, chloroplastic-like, whose product MAMASSVAATLRALVAAPAAVSLPKPFLVLLSPALPARHLGLRSTRPRLPLAPLAASDSFDSSVEVAEPELAEDEALDAVAEEEPAAAEEEVAAAAEEEVGEYVEPPEEAKVYVGNLPYDVDSERLAQLFEQAGVVEVSEVIYNRETDQSRGFGFVTMSTIEEAEKAVEMFHRYDVGGRLLTVNKAAPRGARVERPPRDSGSSFRIYVGNLPWQVDDSRLVEMFSEHGKVVDARVVYDRDTGRSRGFGFVTMASQVELDDAIAALDGQSLEGRALRVNVAEERPPRRF is encoded by the exons ATGGCGATGGCGTCCTCCGTCGCCGCCACCCTCCGCGCGCTCGTCGCCGCCCCGGCCGCCGTCTCCCTCCCGAAGCCCTTCCTCGTGCTGCTCTCGCCGGCCCTCCCGGCCCGCCACCTCGGCCTGCGCTCCACCCGCCCGCGCCTCCCGCTGGCACCGCTCGCCGCCTCCGACTCCTTCGACTCCTCCGTGGAGGTCGCCGAGCCGGAGCTCGCCGAGGACGAGGCCCTggacgccgtcgcggaggaggagccggcggctgCTGAGGAGGaggttgcggcggcggcggaggaggaggtcggtGAGTACGtcgagccgccggaggaggccaAGGTGTACGTCGGGAACCTGCCCTACGACGTCGACAGCGAGCGCCTCGCGCAGCTCTTCGAGCAGGCTGGCGTCGTCGAGGTCTCCGAG GTCATTTACAACAGAGAAACAGACCAGAGCCGTGGATTCGGGTTTGTCACCATGAGCACCATTGAGGAGGCTGAGAAGGCTGTGGAAATGTTCCATCGCTAT GACGTGGGTGGAAGGCTGTTGACTGTAAACAAGGCGGCTCCTAGAGGTGCCCGTGTGGAGAGGCCTCCCCGTGATTCCGGGTCTTCATTCAGGATTTACGTGGGCAACCTGCCATGGCAGGTGGACGACTCTAGGTTGGTAGAGATGTTCAGTGAGCATGGCAAAGTCGTCGATGCCAGGGTTGTCTACGACAGGGACACCGGGCGCTCACGGGGATTCGGTTTCGTGACAATGGCATCGCAGGTGGAACTGGATGATGCTATTGCTGCCCTTGATGGACAG AGTTTGGAGGGGCGTGCCTTACGAGTGAATGTCGCAGAGGAGCGGCCACCGCGGCGTTTCTAG